A window of Cellulomonas sp. SLBN-39 genomic DNA:
TCGGGGAACTTCGACGCGATGTTCGCCGCGATCGTCTGGTGCTGGCCCGGCTGCAGCAGGGCGAAGGAGTACAGGAACCCGGGCGAGATCACCATGAGCACCGCCATCGTCTCGCCGAGCGCACGACCCAGGCCGAGCATCGAGGCGGAGATGACGCCCGAGCGCCCGAACGGCAGGACGGCCTGGCGGACCATCTCCCAGCGGGTGGCGCCCAGCGCGAGCGACGCCTCCTCGTGCAGGCGCGGCGTCTGGAGGAACACCTCGCGCGAGACCGCCGTGATGATCGGCAGGATCATCACCGCCAGGACGATCCCGGCCGACATGATGTTCTTGGCCGGCGCCGTGTAGTCCGCGAGCAGCGGGATGAAGCCGAGCGTGCCCGACAGCCACTCGAAGAACGGGCCGACGACGTCGAGCAGCCACAGGGCGCCCCACAGGCCGTACACGACCGACGGGATCGCGGCGAGCAGGTCGATGAGGTAGCCCAGGCCCTGCGCGAGCCGGCGCGGCGCGTAGTGCGAGATGAAGAGCGCGATGCCCACCGACACCGGCACGGCCAGCACGAGCGCCAGCACCGACGCGAGCAGGGTGCCGAAGACCAGGGGCCCGACGTACTCGAGCATCGAGTCGCCGTTGAACCAGGAGATCTCGCCGAGCTCCTCGGCGGACGCCGTCAGGGCCGGCCACGCCTCGATGACGAGGAACACCGCGACGGCGGCGAGGGTGACGAGGATGAGGACGCCGGCGGTGGTCGACAGGCCGGCGAAGACCTTGCTCGCGACGCGTCCGGTGGACACGTCGGCGCGCTCGAGCCCGGCGTCCTCGGTCGGGGGCGAGGAGGTCCCGTGCGGGGGGGTGGCGGTGACGGCCACGGCTGCTCCGGAGGGTGCGGGGGGCGGGGAGGGTGGGGGCGTGACCGCGTGCGCGGCGTCGCCGGGCAGGGCGGAAGCCGCCCCGGGGCGCTGGGCCCCGGGACGGCTCCCGTCGGTGGCGGTCACAGGTGGGCCGGTTCTCAGCCCGCCAGCGCGATCGCGTCGATCGCGGCCATGACCTCGGTGCGCAGGTCGTCCGAGATCGGCGCCGAGCCGGCGACCGTCGGGTCGGCGGCGCGCTCCTGGCCCTCGGGGCTGGCGACGTAGGTCAGGTACGCCTTGACGTTGTCCACGTCGGCCTGGTCCTCGTACACCGAGCAGGCGATCGAGTAGGACATGAGGACCAGCGGGTAGGCGCCCGCGGCGGTCGTGGTGCGGTCGAGCTCGACGACCAGGCGGTTCGCCGTGGCGTCCTCGGCGCGCGGGGACGCGTCCACGACGGCGGCGGCGGCCTCGGCGGAGAACGGCACGTACTCCTCGCCGACCTTCAGCGCGACCGTGCCCAGGTCACCGGCGCGCGAGGCGTCGGCGTAGCCGATCGCACCCTCGGCACCCGTCACCGTGTCGATGACGCCCTGCGTGCCCTGGCCGGACTGCGTGCCGGTGATCGGCCAGTCGCCGCTGGCCTCGTGCGGCCACGCGCCGTCCGAGGCGGCCTCGAGGTACTCCGTGAAGTTCTCCGTGGTGCCGGACTCGTCGGACCGGTTCACGGGGATGATGTCGATCGCCGGGAGCTCGACGTCCGGGTTCTCGGCCGCGATGGCCGCGTCGTCCCAGGACGTGATGTCGCCGTTGAAGACCTTCGCGATCGTCTCGGCCGACATGTTGATGTGCTCGGCGTCGACGTCGGGCAGGTTGTAGACGACGGCGATCGGGGAGATGTAGAGCGGGACCTCGATGGCCTCGCCGCCGTAGCAGCGCTCCGTGGCCTGGGCCAGCTCCTCCTCGTCGAGCGCCGCGTCGGACCCGGCGAGCTGGACGGCACCGGCGAGGAACTGCTCGCGGCCGCCGCCCGAGCCGATGGCGTCGTAGCTGACCGCGACGCCCGGCTGCTGCTCGTTGAAGCCGGCGATCCAGCCGGCGACCGCGTTCTCCTGCGACGTCGCACCGGCCGCGGCGAGCGAGCCCGAGAGCTCGGCTGCGGCGCCGTCACCGGTCGCGCCCGGCTCCTCGGACGAGCCCGAGGAGCACGCGGCGAGAGTCAGGGCGAGCGCGCCCGTGAGGGCCACGGCGCCGAGACGGCTGTGGGGGGTGAGCTTCACTGTGTCCCATCCTGTCGGTCCGCGCGCACCGGTCGGTGCGCGGCCGTGACCGACGCTAGGGAGGGCAGGTGACCGGATCGGCGGCCCTCGGTGAACCCCGGATGAACGCTGGTCGACCAGACACCGGTCCAGGTCCGTCCGGACCCCCGCGAGGCCCGTCAGGGTCGCAGGCGTGTGAGCGCGCTCACTCCTCCGAGCCGTCGGACAGCTTGTAGCCCAGCCCGCGCACCGTGGTCAGCAGCGCCGGCGTCGACGGGTCCGGCTCGATCTTCGCCCGGATGCGCTTGACGTGGACGTCGAGGGTCTTGGTGTCCCCCACGTAGTCCGACCCCCACACCCGGTCGATGAGCTGGCCGCGGGTCAGCACGCGCCCCGGGTTGCGCAGCAGGATCTCGAGCAGCTCGAACTCCTTGAGCGGGAACGCCACCTGGTGCCCGTCGACGTGCACGGTGTGCCGGTCCACGTCCATGCGGACCGGGCCGACCTCGAGCGTGCCGTCGTCCTCCAGGTCGTCCGCCGTCGCGGGGCGCCCCGCGGACCGTCGGCGCAGCACCGCCCGGATGCGGGCCAGCAGCTCGCGCGACGAGTACGGCTTCGTCACGTAGTCGTCCGCGCCGAGCTCCAGGCCCACGACCTTGTCGATCTCGTCGTCCTTGGCCGTGAGCATGATGACGGGCACGTCGGAGTCCTGCCGCAGGCGACGGCAGACCTCCGTGCCGGGCAGGCCCGGCAGCATGAGGTCGAGCAGCACGAGGTCCGCGCCGTGCTCGGCGAACCGGTCGAGCGCCTCGGGGCCCGTCGCGGCGGTCACCACGTCGTACCCCTCACGGGCCAGCAGGTACGACAGGGGGTCGCGGTAGGACTCTTCGTCCTCCACGAGAAGGATGCGGGTCACACGGTGCTCCTGGTCGCTGGCCGGCCGTCGGCCGGTCGGTCGGTGCCGCGCGGGGCGGCGGGGGTGGTCGTCGCGGCGGCCCCGTCGGGGGGCGGCGCGTCGGGGGTCGCAGGTGCCTCGCGGACGTCGGCCGCGGGCGCGTCCGCCGGGTCGTCGCCCTGGTCGGCCACGGGCAGGCGCAGCGTGAACGTCGAGCCGCGGCCCGGCTGCGACCACACGCTCACGTCACCGCCGTGGTCGGCCGCGACGTGCTTGACGATCGACAGGCCCAGCCCGGTGCCGCCGGTGTCCCGCGAGCGCGCGGGGTCGACCCGGTAGAACCGCTCGAAGACGCGCTCCTGGTCGGCCGCGGCGATGCCGATGCCCTCGTCGACGACCGCGACCTCCACGAGGTGGCCGCGGCGCTTGACGCCGACGCCGACGGACGTGCCGTCCGGCGAGTACGCCACGGCGTTGTCCAGCAGGTTGCGCACCGCGGTGACCAGCAGCGCGTGGTCGCCGAAGACGACGACGCCGGTGTCCCCGCCGGCGCTGAGCCGGACCTGCTTGGCGTCCGCGCCGGTGCGGGCCCGGTCGAGGGCCTCGGCGACGACGGCGTCGACGCTCACGGGCGCGACGTCCTCCAGGGCGCCCGCGACCTGGAGGCGGGACAGCTCGATGATCTCGTGCACGAGGGCCGACAGCCGCGTCGCCTCCGCCTGCATGCGCCCGGCGAACCGGCGCACCGCGGGCGGGTCGTCCGCGGCGTCCTCGACGGTCTCGGCCAGCAGCGACAGGGCGCCGATCGGGGTCTTCAGCTCGTGCGAGACGTTGACGACGAAGTCCCGGCGGATCGCCTCGACGCGGCGCGCCTGCGTGAGGTCCTCGGCCAGGACGAGCAGCAGGTCGGGCGTCACCTGGGCGACCCGCACCTGCAGGAGCAGCCGCCCCTGGCCGACGGGGCCGCGGGGCACGTCGAGCTCCTCGTCGAGGATCACGCCGTCGCGGCGCACCTCGGCGACCATGTCCCGCATCGAGGCGTGCACGAGCCGGCCGTCGCGCACCAGGCCGAGGGCGTGGGCCGGGGCGCTGGCCCGCAGCACCTCGTCCTGGGCGTCCAGCACCACCGCCGCCGAGCGCAGCACCGCGAGCGTGCGCACCAGACCCTCGTCGACCTCGGGCTCGGGCAGCGGGGGCATGCGCGTCTGCACGCGCTCGCTCCACCGGAACGCGCCGACGGCGACGGCGCCGACCAGCACGCCCAGCGCACCGGCGACCAGGGGGACGACACCCTCGAACAGCTCCACAGCGTCACACTAGGACGACGGTGGGGCACGGTCGCACCACCCGGGGCCGTGGTCGCCGTCCTGCCACGGGCTGTTCACCTGCCCGCGGCGTCGCGTTCACCGCGACCTGCGACCGTGGGGCGGCACACGCGCACGAGAGGGAGCACATGCGGGACATCTTCGACGCCGAGCTCAAGCAGCTCGGCGACGACCTGGAGGCCATGAGCGCCCGGGTCGAGCAGGCCGTGACCAACGCCGGCCGGGCACTGCTGACGGCCGACCTGACCCTCGCGGAGTCGGTGATCGCCGACGACCTGGCGATCGACGCGCTCGAGCGGGACCTCGACGAGCGGTGCGTGCGGCTGCTCGCGCAGCAGCAGCCCGTCGCGACCGACCTGCGGGTCGTCGTCTCGGCGCTGCGCATGAGCGCGTCGCTGGAGCGCATGGGCGACCTGGCCCGGCACGTCGCCCAGGTGACACGCGCCCGGTACCCGGAGGTCGCCGTGCCGGCGGGCCTGGAGGAGACCTTCACGCAGATGCAGGACGCCGCGGTGCGCGTCGCCCGGCGCGTCACCACGCTGCTCGGCACGCGCGACCTCGCGCTGGCCGAGAGCATCGAGCAGGACGACGACCTGCTCGACGAGCTGCACTCCGACACGTTCGCCGCGATGCTCGGCGGCGAGTGGGAGCACGGCCCGCAGGCGACCGTCGACGTGACGCTGCTGAGCCGGTACTACGAGCGGTTCGGCGACCACGGCGTGTCCGTGGCGCGGCGCATCGTGTACCTGGTCACGGGCGCGACCGCCGAGGCCCTGGACCCCGCCGCGGTGCGCGGGTCCTGACCCGCGCAGCACGACCACCGGGGGCGACCCCGGCACGCGAGAGGCGCCCGTCCCGGGGAGGGGGCGGGCGCCTCTGTCGTGCGCGGAGTCAGCGGCCCTGGTTGGCCACGGCCGCGATGGCGGCCTGCGCGGCCTCGGGGTCGAGGTACGTGCCGCCCTTCGTGACGGGCTTGAGGGTCTCCTCGTCCAACTCGTACAGCAGCGGGATGCCCGTGGGGATGTTGATCCCGGCGATGGTCTGCTCGTCGACGTCGTCGAGGTACTTGACGATCGAGCGGATCGAGTTGCCGTGCGCCGCCACGAGGACCGTCTTGCGGGCCTGGAGGTCGGGGACGATCTCGGCGTCCCAGTAGGGCAGCGCCCGGTCGAGGACCTGCGCGAGGGCCTCGGTGCGCGGGATCGGCTCGCCCGCGTAGCGCGGGTCCGCGTCCTGCGAGTACTGCGTGCCGAGCTCGATCTCCGGCGGCGGGACGTCGTACGAGCGGCGCCAGAGCATGAACTGCTCCTCGCCGTACTCGTCGAGGGTCTCCTTCTTGTTCTTGCCCTGCAGCGCGCCGTAGTGGCGCTCGTTGAGGCGCCAGGAGCGCTTCACGGGGATCCACAGGCGGTCCGCGGCGTCGAGCGCGTAGTTCGCGGTCGTGATCGCGCGGCGCAGCAGCGACGTGTGCACGACGTCCGGCAGCACGCCGGCGTCGGTCAGCAGCGTCCCGCCGCGCTTGGCCTCCGCGACGCCCTTCTCGGAGAGGGGGACGTCGACCCAGCCCGTGAACAGGTTCTTGGCGTTCCACTCGCTCTCGCCGTGGCGGAGCAGCACGAGGGTGTAGGTCATGGCGCCATCCTGCCGCAGGGCGCGACCCGGTGCGCAGGGACGTCCGTCCCCCGGCCGGCCGGCGACGTCCGTCCACCGGCCGGCCACCGCGGTCAGGTCCGGCGGTGCTCCGCGGCCACGCGGTACACCTTGAGCACCTGCTCGGCGGCGGCCTCCCAGCCGAACCGCTCGGCGACCCCGCGGGCGGACGCGGCCCACCGGGCCCGGCGCGCGTCGTCGGCGAGGGCGTCGGCGAGGACGTCGGCCCACACGGCCGGGTCGTGGCCGGGCACGAGGCGGCCGGAGACCTCGTCCTCGACGACCGTGCGCAGGCCGCCGACGGCGGCGGCGAGCACGGGCACGCCGGTGGCCTGGGCCTCGGCGGCGACCAGCCCGAACGACTCCGAGCGCGAGGGCATCGCCACCACGTCGGCGGCCCGGTACCACTCGGGCAGCTCGGTGCGGGGCGCGGGCGGGCGGACCACCACGTCGTCGGCGACGCCGCACGTGGACGCGAGCGCGAGCAGCTCGCGCACGGCGGTGGGGCGGCCGCTGGGGCCGCCGAGCACCAGCAGCAGGGGCACGGGACGGCCGGTGGCGCGCAGCACGCCGAGGGCGCGGACCAGCACGTCCGGGGCCTTGAGGGCCTGCACGCGCCCGGCGAACAGCACGACCTGCCGGTCCGCGGGCAGCCCCAGCCGGGCACGGGCCGCGCGCGCGGCCCCCGGGCCGGCCGGGCGGAACCGGTCGAGGTCGACGCCCGGCTCGACGACGTGCACGCGCTGGGGGTCGGCGCCGTACATCTCGACGAGCTCGCGGGCCTCGACGGCCGTCGAGGCGACGAGCGCGTCGGCCCCCGCGACGACCTGCTCCTCCCCCATGACGCGGCCCGTGGGCTCCGGGGTGTCCCCCGGGCCGAGGTTCGCGTTCTTCACCCGGGCGAGCGTGTGCGCGGTGTGCACGAGCGGCACCTCCCAGCGCTGGGCGGCGATCGCACCGACCTGGCCGGACAGCCAGTAGTGGGAGTGCACGACGTCGTACCAGCCGGGCCGGCGGGCGGCCTCGGAGCGCAGCACCCCGGCGGCCATGCCGCACAGCACGCCGGGCAGGTCGTTCTTGTCGAGCACCTCGAACGGACCGGCGGGCACGTGGTGCACGAGCACGGGCGGGGTCACGCCGGGGTCGACGTCGCACGCGAGCAGCACGTCGCGGGCGTCGGTGGGGGCGAGGGGGCGGCCGTCGGCGTCGGCGCCGTCGAGCACCACCGTCTCGGGCAGGTCGGACGACGTGGCCCGGGTGAACACCTCGACACGGGAGCCGCGGGCCGCGAGGGCGCGCGCGAGCTCGAGGACGTACACGTTCATGCCGCCCGCGTCGCCGGTGCCGGGCTGGTCGAGCGGGGACGTGTGCACCGAGAGCATGGCGACGCGGGGCGCTCGCTCTGCGGTCACCGCCCCATTCTCACCGATCGTCGGCGTCCCGCCACCACCCGACGTCCCGGCGCGGGGCGCGACGGTCGCCGGGCGGCGGGGCGGCGGGTGCGGGGCGTCACCGGACGATCAGCAGGCGGGGCGGGGCCACGGCGGGCAGGTAGGACGGGTCGCCGCGGTAGACGACGAGCACCAGGCCCGTGCGCGTCGAGCGCGGCAGGGTCACCGCGACGGTGCCGTCCGGCGGCAGGTCCACGGTCACGCTGCGGCGGCCGTTCACCCAGACCTCCACGTCACCGGTCGGCGGGACGCCCTCGACGCCGCGCACCTGCACCTCGACGACCTTCGGGTCGGCGCGGCCGACGGACCAGTCCGTCCCGTCGGTGCGCACCCGCGCCAGGCCCGGCAGCACCCGCCACGTGGTCGGCGCCGACGTCGAGCCGGCCACCGCGGCGCTGCCCAGGGACGTCGCCGTCACCTCGTGCGTCCCGGCGGCCGTGCCCCGCGGCAGCGTCACGCGCACCTGCGCGCGCCCCGCGCCGACGGGCTCGAGCGTCCCGGTCGCGACGACGACGTCGTCGACCCGCACCTCGACGTCGCCCGCGGGCGTCGCGCCGTCCGCCCGCACGGTGACCACGGCGGTCGTGCGGGCGCCGAGGGCGGTGACCCGCGGGGTCAGGTGCAGCGTCGTCGTCGAGGGCACCGGGTCGGTGGTCGGCACGCCGGCGACCTGCGCGAGCAGCGCGACCGCCGCCGCGGGGTCGCCCGAGACCAGGGCGTGCTCGGCGTCGGCCGTCAGCGCGACGGCGTCGGCGGGCAGCCCGTCCGCCGCCGCCACGACCGCAGCCTGCGCGAGGTCGCGGACGCCGCTGACGACGAGGTCGGCCGCCCGGGCGACGTCCCGCGCCGCACGGTCGCTCGTGCCCGGGTCGTGGTCGAGCTGCGCGGCCGCGCGGGCGAGCAGGGGCACGAGCGTCGCGGTCGCGTCGGGGTCGACCGCGTCGCCGTCCCACACCGGGGCGTCGAGGACGGCCTGCACGGCGGCGCGGGCCGGGCCCGCGTCGAGCAGGTCGACGGCCGTGACCAGGCGCGCACGGAGGGCGTCGGTGCGCAGCCCCCAGCCGTACGCGTACAGCGGCGCGTAGACGTCGTCGCCGACGTTCACGGGCACCTGCTCGGCCGTCGCGGGCCACGAGACCGGCAGGCGCCCCGTGAAGGGCGCGTCGCCCAGCAGCACGTCGACGACCCCGGCGCCCTCCGTGCCGGGCAGCCACGACGCGACGAGGGCGTCCACGTCGTCGAGGTGCTCGGTCACCAGCTGGGGACGCCCCGCGACGACGAGGACGACGCACTCCACCGCCCCGCAGACGGTGTCGATCGCGGCCCGGTCGGCGGCCGGCAGCGTGAGGCTGCGGCCGTTGTTGCCGACGTCGCCGACGCCCTCCGCGTACGGGGGCTCGCCGACCACGACCACGCCGACCTCGGCCCCGTCGAGCGGCGCCGACGCGTCCTTCGAGTACGTGACGGTGGCGTCGGGCGCCGCGGCGCGCAGGGCCTCCAGCACGGTCGTGCCCTGCGTGATGTCGCCCGAGCCGCCCTGCCACTGGACGGTCCACCCGCCGGCCTGGTGGCCGAGGTCGTCGGCGTTGGACCCCGCGACGTAGACGTGCGCGTCACGGGCCAGGGGCAGCACGCCGTCGTCCTTGAGCAGCACCTGCGACGCCGCGACGGCCTCGCGCGCGACCGCCCGGTGCGCGTCCGAGCCCACCGCGTCCGCCTGCGAGCGGTCCGCGAACGGCTCCTCGAACAGGCCCAGCGCCACCTTCTGCGTGAGGATGCGCCGCACCGCGTCGTCGACGCGCGCCTCGTCGACGTCGCCGTCCTCGACCGCACCGGTGAGCGCCTCGACGAACGCGGCGAAGTTGTACGGCGCCATCGCCATGTCGAGACCGGCGTCGACGGCCCGCACGACCTTCTCGCGGTAGGTGCCGCCGGGCAGCTTGTCGATGCCCTCCCAGTCGCTGATCAGGAACCCGTCGAAGCCCAGCTCGCCCTTGAGCAGGTCGGTGTTGAGCTCGCGGTGCTCGTGCATGCGCAGCGGCTGCGCACCGCCGACCGCGACCGCCGAGTACGACGGCATGACGGACCCGACGCCGGCGTCGACCGCCGGCACGTACGGGTCGACGTGCAGGCGCCGCAGCTCGTCGAGGTCGGCCACGTGCGTGACGCCCTGGTCGATCGGGTACCCCGACCCGGCCTGCGCCGGCTCGTACCGGGTGCCGCCGTCGCCGACCCAGTGCTTGGCGGTGGCCAGCACCTTCTCCGGCCCCGACAGGTCGGCCGGGTCGGTGCCCTGCAGCCCCTGCACCGCGGGCGCGGCCAGCGCGGCCACGAGCGCCGGGTCCTCGCCGAACGCCTCGTACGAGCGGCCCCAGCGCTCGTCGCGCGTGACGCACAGGCACGGCGCGAACGTCCACGGCACACCGGTCGCCCGGGTCTCGACGGCCGTGGCGCGCGCCGCGGCCTCGACCAGGTCGGGGTCGCGCGTGGCCCCCAGGCCCTGGTTGTGCGGGAAGATCGTCGCGCCGACCACGTTGTTGTGGCCGTGCACGGCGTCCACGCCGTAGACGAGCGGCACCTGCAGGCGCGTCGAGAGCGCCTGGCGCTGGAACCCGTCGACCATGTCCGCCCAGCCGGCGGCCGTGTTCGGGCGCGGGACCGAGCCGCCGCCGGACAGCACCGACCCCAGGCCCAGGTCGGCGACCTGCACGGGCGACGCGAGCCCGAGACGCTCGGCCTGCGTCATCTGGCCGACCTTCTCCGCGAGCGTCATGCGACCGAGCAGGTCGTCGACCCGCTCGGCGGCCGGCAGCGACGGGTCGAGGTACGGGTGCCCGACAGCGTTGAGGACCACCCGCGGGTCCGGCCCGAGCGCCGCGTCCGCGGACGCGAGGTCGAGCGTGAGGCTCCGCGCGTCGTCCGCCGGTGCGGCCGCCAGCGTGGTCACCGTGACCGTCGTCGTCGCGCCCGACGCCGTGCCCGCGGCGAACACCGCGTCACCCTGCACCGGCGCGTAGTGCGTGCCGCGCTCCGCGGTGCCGGGGGCGTCCTGCCAGCTGACCGCCACGTCGTCGGCCAGCGGCTCGCCGTCCGTGGTCGTCAGCCGCAGCGTCACCTGCGCCTCGTCGCCCGGGTCGACCAGCACCACGTCGTCCGCGTCGACCCGCGCGGCCGCGGGCGGCACCGCCGAGCCGTACAGCCCGACGTCGTCGACGGACCAGGCCTGGGCCTGCGCACCGCCGGGCACGAAGGTGATCGCGTACCCCCACGCCGCCGTGAGGTCCAGCGTGCCGTTGCGCGTGGCCTCGTCGCCCGGCTGGTAGCCGGAGAGCGTGAACGCGTCGAACGGGATCTCCACGAGCTTCCAGCGGCTGCCGTCGGCGGACCAGGAGTCCTTGAACGTCGCCGCCCACACCTCCGAGCGCTCGCCGTCCGGGCCGCCGTCCTTGAGCTCGACCTTGATGTCGGCACCGGCCGTCGGGGACGCGGGACGGGTCTCCTGCGACGCGTACCAGAGCAGGCGGATCCCGCGGTACGCGCTCCAGTCCTGCGAGGCCGCGAGGTTCTGGGAGAACCCGCCCCAGCCGCCGCCGGGCACGAGGTACTCCCCGCCGAGCACGTGGTTGCCGGCCGGTGCACCGTCGCGGTCCTGCTGCTGCACGCCCAGCGACACCTGCGCGCCGTCCGAGCCCCACGTGAACAGGCCGACCGTGGTGCCGGGCTCGGCCAGCGGCACGTCGCCCTCCGCGTCCTCCAGCAGCGTCAGCCGGTCGTACAGGCCGACGTCGTCGAGGGCCCACGCGCCGGCGCCCAGGTCGGTGAGGGTGATCGCCCAGCCCGTCGAGGCCGCCGGGTCGAACCGGGCGTCCGAGGCCGGGTCGCCCTTGAGCCGCAGCTGCGCGAACGGCACGCTGACGCGCCGCCACCCGGCCGCGTCGTCCACGACGGACGTCTCGAAGAGCTGCCCGCCGCTCTTCAGCTCGTACCGCAGCAGCCCGCCGCCGCCCGTGCCCCGGAACCGGAACGTGAACCCGTCCCGCGCCGACCAGTCCGTGGCCGCCGTGTCGTGCGTCAGCCCGAACCAGTCGCCGGCGACGGGCTCGGCCCCGACCGTCGCGAGCAGCACCTGGTCGCCCGCCGGTGCCCCGTCGCGGTCGGACGGCCCCGTGCCGAGCACCGGCGTGACCTCCGTGCGGCTCCCCCAGGCGGTGAAGCCGGCAGGCACGCCGTCGGCGAAGTCGTGCAGCACCTCGACGTCACCGACGTCCGGCAGGTCGCCGTGCGGCGCGAGGGTCACCGTGGTGGCGGTGCGGCCGCCCAGGACGAGGCCGTCGGACGGGTCGTCGAGGGTCAGGGCGACGGTCGTGGCCGGTGCCAGCGGGCCGCCGTCGACGGTCGCGACCGCGACCTGCGCGGTGCGCTCCCCCGCGGCGAACGTGACCCGCTCGTCGACGGCCGTGTAGTGCGTGCCCGGCACCGCCGAGCCCCCGGTCGAGCGGACCCGGACCGAGACCTCCGCCGCGGCCGGGGCGCCCAGCAGCACCTCGACCTGGGCCGTGGTGCCCGCGGGCACGGTCTGCGCCGGCCGGGCGAACGCCGCCGTCGCGACCGTGGGCGTGCCGTGCACCTCGAGCGCGAACAGCGAGTAGCCGTACCAGTGGGGGCGGGCGGGGTCCCAGTCGAACGACGTGCGCTCGAGCATGAGCACCCGCACGTACCGGGCCTGCACCGGGTCGAGGACGATCTCGTCGGTGCCGCCGTCCCCGGCGACCTGCGCGTGCACGGTCGTCCACGCGGCGGCGTCGGCCGGGTCCGCGGTGGCGACCTGGACCTCGTACCGGCGCGCGAACGCCGCCTCCCACGCCAGCACCACGCGGTCGACCGTCGCGGTCGCCCCCAGGTCCGCCTGGAGCCACGCGGTGAGCTCGACGTCCTCGTCGGGGCCGTTGCCGCTGGCCCACCGCGTCGACGGGTCGCCGTCGACGGCCGCCTCCGGCGGGAACGCGCCGTCGACGTCGTCCTGGGACCGGTCGGCCGACGCGGTGCCCACGCGCGCGAGGTCGCCGCCCGCCGCGGACCCGTCGACCGGGGCGGCCGCCGCCGGGGCGACGACGGCCGTGAGCAGCGGCACCACGAGCGCGAGCGCGGCGACGGCTGCGGCGGCGCGGTGCAGGGCCCCGCCCGGCGTGCGCGGACGGGGTGGTGGCGGTGCGGAGACGGCGACGACGCGGGCAGGACGGGACGCGGACGGTCGGTGCACCGGGTCACTCCTTCGTGACGTGTGCGGCCGCACCCCCCAGCGCGACCGCGCCCCGGACGACGGCGGGCGACGCTGCCCGTCACGCCGTCCGCGACCCCGTCAGTCGACCACGGGGACCGGGTGAGGCGTCACCCGAGCCGGGTCACGATTCGGTCACAGAGGGCCGTCACCTGCGATGTGACCGCTCACACGGCCGTCACGGGCACGATGCACGCCGGGGACGGGAGGTCGAGACGCCCGACCTCGGCCCCGGCGGGGTCGAGCACCACGAGCAGGTGCTCCTCCTGGAGCGCCACGACCGTCCAGCCCGCCACGACCTCGTGGTGGCGGGGCGTGCGGCCGGGCAGGGGGGCGACCGCGGGCGTGCCGGGCGTCCCGTCGGGCCCGAGCGGCCAGGTGGTGAGGACGTCGACGCCGCGCACGCCCATCAGCAACCGGTCGCCGTCGCGCAGCACGTGGGCGGGCGCCCCGCCGTCGTGGCCGGGCGCGGCGGGCAGCACCGCCCGGGCCGTGCCGGTGGCGGTGGCGGCGTCCCACGCGAGCACGTGCAGCGTCGCGTCGAGCTCGCCCGCGACGTGCAGCAGCGTGCCGTCGGCGGAGAAGGCGAGGTGCCGCGGGCCGGTGCCCGGGGGGAGCGTCGCCGCCACGCCCGCGTCGGCGAGGGAGCCGTCGGCGGCGCGCGCGTACCGGCGCAGCTCGTCGGTGCCCAGGTCTGCGACGAGCAGGTGCCGGCCGTCGGGCGTGAGCGCCGCGAAGTGGGCGTGCGGCCCGCCCTGCCGGTCGGCGACCGGCCCCGACCCCGCGTGCTCGAACCGCTGGACGGCACCGCCGGCGGCCAGCACCTCGGGGGCGAACCCGCCGTCCGCGGCCAGCGGCAGCACCCCGAGGGCACCGTCGGAGTAGTTGGCCACGTACAGCGCCTGCGGCGTGCGCAGCAGGTGGCACGGGTGCGCGCCGCCCGAGCCGACCGTCGCGCGCGGGGCGAGCCCGCCGTCGGCGGTGACGTCCCACGCCGTGACGGTCCCGGCCGCGCTCTCGTCCACGCCGAGCAGCACGCGCCCGCCCGGGTCGGCCGCGAGGAACGTCGGGGCGGGGGTCCGCACGACGAGCCGCCCGTCCAGCAGCCGGCCCGTGGCCGGGTCGAGGTCCACGCGCCAGACGCCCTCGCCGAGCCCGGCGGGGGTGCCGATGCCGGCGTGCGGGTAGGTG
This region includes:
- a CDS encoding beta-propeller fold lactonase family protein — translated: MTTHAPVPLWIGTYPHAGIGTPAGLGEGVWRVDLDPATGRLLDGRLVVRTPAPTFLAADPGGRVLLGVDESAAGTVTAWDVTADGGLAPRATVGSGGAHPCHLLRTPQALYVANYSDGALGVLPLAADGGFAPEVLAAGGAVQRFEHAGSGPVADRQGGPHAHFAALTPDGRHLLVADLGTDELRRYARAADGSLADAGVAATLPPGTGPRHLAFSADGTLLHVAGELDATLHVLAWDAATATGTARAVLPAAPGHDGGAPAHVLRDGDRLLMGVRGVDVLTTWPLGPDGTPGTPAVAPLPGRTPRHHEVVAGWTVVALQEEHLLVVLDPAGAEVGRLDLPSPACIVPVTAV